The Gavia stellata isolate bGavSte3 chromosome 26, bGavSte3.hap2, whole genome shotgun sequence genome has a window encoding:
- the TEX12 gene encoding testis-expressed protein 12, with product MTSNTHKADENRSKRKKEMENEASENPQLSSLDKTDLAFSEGSQSLYKPEPLEKVLNEMNKEIKNVLSKYAHILSERAAMDASYVQEIDGILKEARTIENHLKQKRESLKQRFTVIANTLQN from the exons ATGACAAGCAACACACACAAAGCTGATGAAAATAGAAGTAAACGTAAAAAAGAGATGGAG AATGAAGCTTCAGAAAATCCTCAGTTGTCCTCCCttgacaaaacagatttggCTTTTTCTGAGGGCTCGCAGTCCCTTTACAAACCTGAACCACTGGAAAAAGTTTTAAACG agatgaacaaagaaattaagaacGTGTTATCAAAATATGCCCACATTTTAAG TGAGAGAGCAGCGATGGATGCTTCTTATGTCCAAGAAATTGACGGAATCTTAAAAGAAGCGAGGACCATAGAAAACcacttaaaacagaaaagggagagTCTGAAACAGAGATTCACTGTGATCGCAAATACTCTGCAAAACTAA
- the IL18 gene encoding interleukin-18 translates to MSSEEILVCAVQLRENFCLYFADDDGLECDAFCKEKILHRVLRNVNSQLLVVRPDLNMAAFEDVTDQEMKSGNGMHFNIHYYKTTTPSAGMPVAFSVQVEDKSYYMCCEKECGKMIVRFREGEVPKEIPGESNVIFFKKTFTSCSSRAFKFEYSLEQGMFLAFEEEGCLRKLILKKLSREDEVDETMKISF, encoded by the exons ATGAGCAGTGAAGAGATTCTTGTGTGTGCAGTACAACTTAGAGAAAATTTCTGCCTCTATTTTGCAG ATGACGATG GGCTGGAATGCGATGccttttgtaaggaaaaaattctcCACCGAGTCCTTCGAAATGTAAATAGCCAGTTGCTTGTGGTTCGACCAGATTTAAACATGGCAGCTTTTGAAGATGTGACAGATCAGGAGATGAAATCTG gCAATGGAATGCACTTCAACATTCACTATTACAAAACTACCACACCTTCAGCAGGGATGCCTGTTGCATTCAGTGTCCAGGTAGAAGATAAAAGTTATTACATGTGTTGTGAGAAGGAATGTGGAAAAATGATAGTTCGATTTAGG gaaGGAGAAGTTCCCAAAGAAATTCCTGGTGAAAGTAACGTAATCTTTTTCAAAAAGACATTTACATCTTGTAGCTCCAGAGCATTTAAGTTTGAATACTCACTAGAACAAGGAATGTTCTTGGCCTTTGAGGAAGAAGGCTgcttaagaaaattaattctcaaGAAACTGTCAAGAGAAGATGAAGTGGATGAAACCATGAAGATAAGTTTCTAA
- the SDHD gene encoding succinate dehydrogenase [ubiquinone] cytochrome b small subunit, mitochondrial: MAALVLLRAGLARPRGAPMALLGRTLRHRPAALAAVADRSAPARQRHSPPQQGHGSSKAASLHWTGERAVSVLLLGLLPAAYLYPGPAMDYSLAAALTLHGHWGLGQVITDYVHGDTPIKLANTGLYVLSAVTFAGLCYFNYYDVGICKAVAMLWSL; the protein is encoded by the exons atGGCGGCGCTGGTGCTGCTGCGGGCGGGGCTGGCACGGCCCCGCGGCGCCCCGATGG CTCTCCTCGGGAGGACCCTTCGCCACCGCCCCGCGGCCTTGGCCGCCGTCGCCGACCGGAGCGCTCCGGCCCGGCAGCGCCACAGCCCCCCGCAGCAGGGCCACG GCAGTTCCAAGGCTGCGTCTTTGCACTGGACAGGTGAGCGAGCTGTCAGTGTCCTTTTGCTGGGTCTCCTTCCTGCAGCCTACCTGTATCCTGGACCAGCCATGGACTATTCACTGGCTGCAGCCCTCACTCTCCATGGCCACTG GGGTCTTGGACAGGTTATAACTGACTACGTCCATGGAGATACACCCATTAAACTGGCCAATACTGGTCTGTACGTACTGTCGGCCGTTACCTTCGCTGGCCTCTGCTACTTTAACTATTATGATGTTGGTATCTGCAAGGCTGTTGCCATGCTGTGGAGCCTCTAA